The Acanthochromis polyacanthus isolate Apoly-LR-REF ecotype Palm Island chromosome 10, KAUST_Apoly_ChrSc, whole genome shotgun sequence genome includes the window ATCCTTTATCAGCATCTGAAGCACTGACTCTGGTTATAACGGTACCTTTTGCTGCGTTTTCAGGTATTGTAGCTTTATAAACAGTTTTGGAAAAAACTGGTGCATTGTCATTAGCATCGAGAACTGTAACACGAACCTGTGCTGTGCCAGATAGCTTTGGTTCCCCTCCATCTACAGCAGTCAACACCAGAAATatctcttcttgtttttctctgtcaagAGGCTTTTGTAAAATCATTTCAACTATCTTTTCCCCATCGGGCTGATCTTTCAGCTTCAACGCAAAATTATCAGTTTTCGTTAGAAAATAACTCTGCAGACTATTCGTGCCAACATCAGGATCTATCGCTCTCTCTAACAGGAATTTTGCTCCGACCACAGCGGATTCGCTTATTTTGAATTTCATGTCAGACTTCTCAAATACTGGAGCATTGTCATTTACATCTGTAATTTCGACAACAACCGTGTAAAGTTCCATGGGGTTttctaaaataacctgaaaatgcAACGCGCAGGGCGTCGTCTGTCCACAAAGCGCCTCTCtgtctattttttctttgataagCAAGGCTCCCCTTTCTCTGTTCAGCTCGATGTACTCGGCGCTGTCTCCGGTGAAAATCCGAGCTTTGCCTGATGTCAGCCTTTTTCTGTCTAAACCTAAATCCTGAGCGATGTTACCTATTAATGACCCCTTTGCCATTTCCTCTGGAATGGAGTAGCTGACCTGCGCAACCACCGATGAGAGAGAAAGAACTGAGAGAAACAACAGCACTTGCCACATCATTGTTCTGTCCGGCATTTTCACGGGACACAAATCCTGCTCCAGTCGTTTTGTTCCGATAGAAAGAAAATCCACAAATATTCCCAGTATATCCAACAAACGGAAGCGACCAGACTATATTTTACTGCATCTTTCCGGCTGTGAAATCATTATCGTCCTACTGTGTCATATTCGCACTGCGTGTCTCTTATCGTCTgacgagagaaaaaaaaatagatcatGGGGGAGGTACTGCTGAAACCTGCCTTACATCTATCCACACACTGTCCAACAGCGGCCCTAAGAGCTCAATCTAATGCACTACAAAAACGTATGTAAATGGAAAGTATTCAAATCTACTCCACAGGAGCGAAAGCCTGTAATACATCAAAACCCAATCTTAGAATATAGCTTTGCAGAAAACATCACTCTGAAGACGAGATCAGCACATTTAACCTATGTGATGTTGACTAAATTGCAAATGTAAGCCCAGTCTTGTcgaaagaaaaactaaatggCATTGCAGTTTTATCAACATATGCAGACAAAGCAAACTCGTTGTAAAAGCTGAAGGAGGTTCATTGAGCACCACGACCAACAAAGTATATTATgctaagacacaaaatgtgaaaCCTAATCAGGAGTGGGTCATATATcatatagaaaaacaaatagttgagaaattaaatgaaacataATTACAAACTCGGACATTACGAAAAGTTACGTCTCTGTTCTACAAAGACAGCTGGGGAATGAACTACGAGACAGTGGAGCAGCTCGTTATTGTGGTTCTAAAAATGCATCAGATTGCGTAAAATATGAGCCCAAGGGGCACTTACTGTGAAGTATGACCTCTGaaaaaaagtacagattttatttcagattaatATATCAAAGGCCCTCACCTCTAGAGGAGAGTCTGGTTCATCCAGGATGCTCTTCTCACTCTGAATCCGCTGCATCGTCCCTGAACAACTGGGATCCATGATCAACACGTTCTGGCTACCACCTCTGCCGAACTTACAGTCACTCTTTCTGGAGTCTGTCGTCCTGCACACCTCGTAATTGTACACGTGTTGGAGAGTCCCTGTTGTCCCCAAAGTGTCTGAGTAACGTGGAGGATAACATGGAATGACAGGCAGGTTGGAATGATACAGGATGCGAGACTGTCTCCATCTGTAGATTTTCACTGAGATAATAACCACCAAACACgtgatgaagaggaaggagaccACAGCCAGAGCCAACACTAAGTAAAAAGTCAGGTTGTCATTGTACTCCTTGTCGTGTGGAAAGTCACTGAACTCCGACAGAACTTCAGGGAAGCTGTCCGCCACCGCCACGTTCACAATGACTGTAGCTGAACGAGAGGGCTGCCCGTTGTCCTCCACTATAACACTCAGTCTCTGTTTCACTGAATCTTTATCACTCACTTGGCGGATGGTTCGGATCTCTCCATTCTGGGAGCCCACTTCAAACAGAGCCCTGTCTGTGGCCTTCTGCAGTTTATACGACAGCCACGCATTCTGTCCAGAGTCCACATCAACAGCCACCACTTTGGTCACCAGATAGCCCACATCTGCTGAACGAGGAACCATTTCAGCCACCACAGAGCCACCAGTCTGGACTGGATACAGGACCTGAGGAGGGTTGTCGTTCTGATCCTGGATcatcattttcactgtcacaTTGCTGCTGAGTGGAGGAGAGCCTCCATCCTGCGCTTTCACTCTGAACTGGAAGTCTTTGATCTGCTCGTAGTCAAAAGAGCGCACGGCATGGATGACTCCACTATCAGCACTGATGGACACATATGAGGAGACTGGCACTCCGTTGACAGAGGAGTCCTCCAGAATGTAAGAAACACGAGCATTCTGGTTCCAGTCAGCGTCTGTGGCTCTCACTGTGAATACAGACACACCTGGTGTGTTGTTTTCTACAATGTAGGCCTCATATGAGCTCCTCTCAAAGACAGGCTCATTGTCATTTACATCAGAGATCTGTAAGCTGAGAGTGACGCTGCTGGAGAGGGAGGGCACTCCCTCATCAGAGCAGGTCACAGTGATGTTATAGTCAGAGGCTCTCTCTCTATCTAAATCACTGTCTGTCACGATGCTGAAGAAATTATTGGATGtagaagaaactgaaaatggAATGTTGTTGTTTATATCACATTGAACTTTTCCGTTTTCGCCCGAGTCTGGATCTTGGATATTTACAATTGTGATAACAGTGCCAGGTTGAACGTCCTCTGTTATTAGGCTGGATTTTGACATAACATTTATGGCAGGTACGTTGTCATTTGTATCCAATATTTCCACAATAACTTTACTGGAGTCCGTTAGTCCTCCTTCATCACTAGCCTGCACATGTATTTGATATTGTCGCTTCTTTTCAAAGTCAGTGCTTCCGATTAATTTAAGTTCACCAGTTTCTCCGTTTATGTCAAATATTTCAGACGCACCATCAGCAGAGTTCAGTATTGCATAGGTTATCTTGGCATACGATCCCTCGTCTAAGTCAGAGGCACTAACTGTAATCACTATCGTTCCTGGAGGTGAGTTTTCTCTTAAGGTGGATTTGTAGATTTTCTGAGTAAAAACCGGAGCATTATCATTGCTATCAAGCACATTTACATGAATCTGAACAGCTCCTGAGAGCGGCGGCTCACCGCCATCTATCGCAGTCAATACAAGCGATAAATAATCCTGTTTCTCTCGATCCAGAGGCTTCTGCAAAACCATTTCTACCATCTTGCTTCCATCCGCTTGATTTTGCAGCTTCAAAACAAAGTTATCAGTTGGCTTTAACAAATATCTCTGAAGGCCATTCAAATCGACATCCAGGTCTATTGCCTGTTCGAGCACAAATACTGTTCCTATAGTAGCCGACTCACTTATTCTGAATTTCATTTCGCCTCTTTTGAAAATCGGGGCGTTGTCATTAACGTCTGTGACTTCGACAGTAATGCTATAAAACTCCATTGGATTCtctaaaatgacctgaaaatgcAAAGCACAAGGCGCCGTCTGTGGGCAGATCACCTCTCTGTCTATTCTGTCTTTGACGAGGAGGACTCCTCTTTCTTTATTTAACTCGATGTACTCAGCGCTGTCTCCGGTATAAATGCGAGCCTTTCCTGATTTTAGTCTCTTCACATCCAAGCCCAAATCTTGAGCAATGTCGCCCACGAAAGAGCCTTTTGGCTTTTCCTCTGGGATAGAATAACTGACCTGCCCAGTCactgaacagaaacagagaaacgAGATTAAAGCAAGTACTTGCCGTCTTATTGTTGTGACCGCCATGGTcgtgtaaaataaaaatcgttTAATATTGTTGTACAAAACGATTTCTCCTTGGAAATAATCCTTTTTATGTCCTCAGGTTTGGGTAATCCCTACCAAGGtcgcaaaaaaacaacagtattGGTCCGAATTGAGGCAAATCAACGACGGTCAGcctgttctgtgtttttcattgtgTCTTCCTCCCGATCAGAATCTGAAATGATGGAGGGAGGTACTGCTGATCTCGTCTCCCAACTAACACAGACTGGCCAACAGCGGCCCTAAGAGTCCATCATGCTGAACTGCAAAATGCCGAGGAAGACGAAAAACAACTGTGTTCTCCATGTTCAGATCAGCAATTTCTTAAATTTAACCCTAAAAATCAATACGGGGGCATATTTCTTTTACAAGTTCTTGCGATTATTTGTATTTGAAGCTGAGATAGAAAGGTCAacctcataaaaacacaaaacaaaaagaaacaaacactaAGCCCCAGAGTTTTAAATACAAGTAGTTATGTGGAATGGtgtcatcgtcatcatcacacacacacacacacacacacacacacacacacacacacacacacacacacagacacacacagagagagagagagagagagagagagagagagagagagagagagagagagagagagagagagagagagagagagagagagagagagagagagagagagacatgaaaCGCCACAGTGCTATTTAAAGGTAACATGTCTTCTAATGTCTTCTCAGGGTGTTCACcattttctttaacaaaactaaacacCTGCAAAATGTCAGTGGAAAACTAAGTTAGAATTGAACTGCTAAGAAAAAAGGTTTTGCATCTAAAATTGTGGCAGAACTTGTCTTTAGTACAGTATGCAATCAGACTAAAAGACATGTCCTGAAACGGTCCCTGGGAGCAAAGTAGACTGAGGAGCTCTCCATGGTGctaatttttttccctttcttttcttttctttttagaatAGATGATACCACTAGGTCTGAGAGTACTTTTACTTGAATACTTTTGCTCAGAGTTGGTGTAAAGCCTCAGTGGCAGTGCTATACTCTTGACCATGAACTTCCAcactttctattttattttattttttgtgctacATGGTTCATGAAATTGTGTGCCATCACTGATTTGGACCAAATATTTTGGAGCCATGTGGCCAGCATTAAAAAATGCCTTAATCAATATATCCATAGATAGAGGTTCCTTATCTCATGCAAATGAGGAGTTAAACCAGAAGCTGTCAAAGTAGTACTGACTGTTTATGGTCATTGCTGCTGGGACAGCATTTCAGAATGCAATAGCAGACTGACAACTTTCCTGGCAAAGCAAATGATAGGTTGCTGTGTTGAAAATGTTGGATTGATGTACTTGGTTGTATATGTTCACTTGCTTCATTGAAATGCGCatcacattaaatgaaccaTATAAATAAATCTTACCAATTTACAAGTAATGAAATAGAAAACATTCGGATAAGCAGGATTTTGACAACATAATTggttcatatttcatatttaggTAAAACATCATGACCAAAATGCTTCACAAGTGCTAATATGAAAGTAATCCTACTGAATGCAGTGCTATGAAGGGTTTCCAACTTAACTAAAAGGCAAGTTATAAGTGAACAGAAGTAGGagttatgaaaaaaaagttcaacaCAACGTTAGCATAATACAACAACTTTCATATGAGGCCCCACTGCTCAACACTACAGAAAACTGCAGTTGTGTATACAACATGAAATGCCATCAGCTACATCATTATTTCTGGAGACTAACCTCTAGAGGAGAGTCTGGTTCATCCAGGATGCTCTTCTCACTCTGAATCCGCTGCATCGTCCCTGAACAACCGGGATCCATTATCAACACGTTCTGACTACCACCTCTGCCGAACTTACAGTCACTCTTTCTGGAGTCTGTTGTCCTGCACACCTCGTAATTGTACACGTGTTGGAGAGTCCCTGTTGTCCCCAAAGTGTCTGAGTAACGTGGAGGATAACATGGAATGACAGGCAGGTTGGAGTGATACAGGATGCGAGACTGTCTCCATCTGTAGATTTTCACTGAGATAATAACCACCAAACACGTGATGAAAAGGAAGGAGACCACAGCCAGAGCCAACACTAAGTAAAAGTCAGGTTGTCATTGTACTCCTTGTCGTGTGGAAAGTCACTGAACTCCGACAGAACTTCAGGGAAGCTGTCCGCCACTGCCACGTTCACAATGACTGTAGCTGAACGAGAGGGCTGCCCGTTGTCCTCCACTATAACACTCAGTCGTTGTTTCACTGCATCTTTATCACTCACTTGGCGGATGGTTCGGATCTCTCCGTTCTGGGAGCCCACTTCAAACAGAGCCCTGTCTGTGGCCTTCTGCAGTTTATACGACAGCCACGCATTCTGTCCAGAGTCCACATCAACAGCCACCACTTTGGTCACCAGATAGCCCACATCTGCTGAACGAGGAACCATTTCAGCCACCACAGAGCCACCAGTCTGGACTGGATACAGGACCTGAGGAGGGTTGTCGTTCTGATCCTGGATTATTATCTTTACTGTCACATTGCTGCTGAGTGGAGGAGAGCCTCCATCCTGCGCTTTCACTCTGAACTGGAAGTCTTTGATCTGCTCGTAGTCAAAAGAGCGCACTGCATGGATGACTCCACTATCAGCACTGACGGACACATATGAGGAGACTGGCACTCCGTTGACAGAGGAGTCCTCCAGAATGTAAGAAACACGAGCATTCTGGTTCCAGTCAGCGTCTGTGGCTCTCACTGTGAATATAGACACACCTGGTGTGTTGTTTTCTACAATGTAGGCCTCATATGAGCTCCTCTCAAAGACAGGCTCGTTGTCATTTACATCAGAGATCTGTAAGGTGAGAGTGACGCTGCTGGAGAGGGAGGGGACTCCCTCATCAGAGCAGGTCACAGTGATGTTATACTCAGaggctctctctctgtctaaaTCACTGTCTGTCACTATGCTGAAGAAATTATTGGATGTTGAAGAGATTTTAAAGTGAACATGGTCGTCTAAAATGCAGTGGACTTTGCCATTTTCATTTGAATCTGGATCCTGGACGTTCATCATCGTTAGAACAGTGCCAGGTTTTACATCCTCAGATATAATGGATGACGTTGACATAATATTAATAGCTGGTGGGTTATCGTTTGTATCCAGCACCTCAATTATAACTTTACAAACATCTGCATTACCGCCTTCATCTGATGCTTGAACATCTATCTCGTAATGCCGAAATTTCTCATAATCAAGTTTTCCCACTAATGTGAACACCCCACTGTCTTCATCTATATCAAATAATTGTGATGATCCCTTCGGAGCATTAGAGATGGAATATCGTACTTGCCCATGTAGACCTTCATCTGCATCAGATGCGCTCACAGTGGTTAGAACAGTTCCTTTCACTGAATTTTCGTTTACGTTAGTCTTAAACTCCGCTTGAGAACAAACAGGCGCGTTATCGTTTGCGTCCAGAACAGTTATGATAATTTGAATAGTTCCAGAGAGCTGTGGGTTGCCACCATCTAGAGCAGTTAATATTAAAGAGATACGGTTCTGTTTCTCTCGGTCAAGAGCCTTCTTTAAAACCATTTCGACATTTCTACTGCTACCTATTCGATAAGGATTTAAGATGAATATGTCACTTGAAGTCAGTGAATAACTCTGAAGCCCGTTAATACCAACATCGTCGTCAACAGCTTTTTCTAAAACAAATTTTGACCCAATCTGAACCGTCTCACTTATATCAAATTTCATGTCACTGTTTTTAAAACCAGGAGAGTTGTCGTTAATATCGGTAATCTCGACAGTAACGCTGTGAAACTGCATAGGATTctccaaaatgatttgaaaatcaAGAGCACAGGGCGTCGTCTGTCCGCAGAGCGCTTCTCTGTCTATCTGCTCTTTGATTACAAGGGCTCCCCTTTCTTTATTCAGCTCGATGTATTCTGTGCCGTCTCCTGTATATATACGAGCTTTCCCTGATTTCAGCCTTTTCACGTCTAAACCTAAATCTTGCGCTATGTTACCGACCAATGATCCTTTCGACATTTCCTCAGGAATAGAGTAGCTGACCTGGCCAAAAACCGAGCGAAGAAAAACAACGGAGATTAAAGACAGCAGGCCTGCTCGCAGCGTCATTGTTCTGTCCGACGATTTCTCGTccacaaaaaagagaaagggaTATTAAATCCGTTATCCAGTAAAAGGATTTCAGAAAAAAACGtcagtgaaaatgacaaaaatatagaCTCCAATGAATGATTCTCGCCTAGTATGTCCGTGTTTGATCATATCATTTTTCCAAACTGTGCCTTTTCGatatattttctctctctccgtAACATTTAGAGATGATGGGGGAGGTACTGCTGCAATAAGCTCTGAAATCTCAGCAGACTGGTCAACAGCGTCCCTGTGAGTTGGATGTGCTGAACTACACATCACACAGACATTTCAGCTTATTGTCCTTCTGGTTGGAATACATTTATCACGGGTTAACTGATAACAAATCTGCAAAGTACTTGGTGTGCGTGTCAGTGAGGTGTCATATTTAGTATGAAAAGAACATGGTTCCCTGTTTTAAACAAGGATACAAACAGGTCAGAAAGCTCTCTGAGCAAATGAAACTGTTAAAAGAGGATGCTGCACAACAACAACCTCTGCAGAATTTTGCTGTCTGGGGTACTGACAGGCAGAGCAGTAACGGGAAAAGAAAGCTCTAGAGGCGTAAATCTATGTTTCTGACATCAGAATTCCGACTGACAGTCAATGTAATGGTATCATAATATTAATAAACAGATGCTATATTTTGCCAATTTGCTTGTGGAATCAACAACGTGACTGGATTTCAAAATTTTCATGTTAATTGTTTCAGAAGTTAATTATTTTCAAGTATTTAAGTTTAGCTGTTTTCAGAGAATACTGACAATGCAAAGACTGTAAGACCAATGCCTGGATAATGTCATTCTAAGTGTAGTTTCATTGTCAGAAAAATATTCCAATTTCCATCGTTGTTTGGACATACTTTACATTGGAATATTTTTCAGAGTAGCAGGTGTGATATGCTTATATTATTAATGCAAAAAAGTAGAAACAACACTTACTTGTAGATACATATAACAAATTATAAAGAAGAAGGCCAACCTCTAGAGGAGAGTCTGGTTCATCCAGGATGCTCTTCTCACTCTGCATCCGCTGCATCGTCCCTGAACAACTGGGATCCATTACCAGCACGTTCTGACTACCAGCTCTGCCGAACTTACAGTCACTCTTTCTGGAGTCTGTCGTCCTGCACACCTCGTAATTGTACACGTGTTGGAGAGTCCCTGTTGTCCCCAAAGTGTCTGAGTAACGTGGAGGATAATATGGAATGACAGGCAGGTTGGAATGATACAGGATGCGAGACTGTCTCCATCTGTAGATTTTCACTGAGATAATAACCACCAAACACgtgatgaagaggaaggagaccACAGCCAGAGCCAACACTAAGTAAAAAGTCAGGTTGTCATTGTACTCCTTGTCGTGTGGAAAGTCACTGAACTCCGACAGAACTTCAGGGAAGCTGTCCGCCACCGCCACGTTCACAATGACTGTAGCTGAACGAGAGGGCTGCCCGTTGTCCTCCACTATAACACTCAGTCTCTGTTTCACTGCATCTTTATCACTCACTTGGCGGATGGTTCGGATCTCTCCATTCTGGGAGCCCACTTCAAACAGAGCCCTGTCTGTGGCCTTCTGCAGTTTATACGACAGCCACGCATTCTGTCCAGAGTCCACATCAACAGCCACCACTTTGGTCACCAGATAGCCCACATCTGCTGAACGAGGAACCATTTCAGCCACCACAGAGCCACCGGTCTGGACGGGATACAGGACCTGAGGAGGGTTGTCATTCTGGTCCTGGATCATTATTTTTACTGTCACGTTGCTGCTGAGGGGAGGAGAGCCTCCGTCCTGCGCTTTGACAGTGAATACAAGCTGCTTAATCTGCTCATAATCAAAAGAGCGCACTGCATGCACAACTCCAGTCTCAGAGTTTATGGACACATAGGAAGAAATCGGGCTGCCACTGACCTCTGTGTCCTCCAGAAAGTATGAGATCCTTGCGTTTTGATTCCAGTCAGAATCTCCGGCGCTCATACTGAATATTGACATCCCAGGGGAGTTATTTTCAGTAACATAGGCGGAGTAAACCGGCTTGCTAAAGCGCGGAGCATTATCGTTTACATCTGAGATTTTTAAGTGTAAAGTAGTTTCTGTAGAAAGCGGGGGGGACCCTGAATCTGTTGCAGTTATTGTTATGTTGTATTCATGCTTCGTTTCACGATCAAAAGCGACATCTGAGAGCAAATTGTAATAATCAGTTAAGGAAGACTGAATTTTAAAGGGGAGATTAGAACCTAGTGAGCATGTTATCTGACCGTTTCTTTCAGAGTCTGCAtctttcacattaaaaacagcTATAGTTGTATCAGGAGGGACATCCTCTGAAATCATGTTGGAGAAGGACATTATGTTAATAACTGGCGCATTATCGTTTATGTCTAGGACATCTACAACAACTTTAGTTGCGTCACTCAAGCCACCCTGGTCTTTGGCGATCACTCTTATTTcgaattttttgtctttttcgaAATCAATATGATCAACAACAGTTATTCTGCCGGAGACGCTGTCAATGTCGAATTTTTCGGCTGATTTCCCCTTTACATTAGAAAGCGTATATGTAACTAAGCCATTCGACCCACTGTCAGCATCAGACGCATTCACAGTGGTTATATAGGTACCTAAGGGGGCATTTTCGGCCACAGTGGCTTTGTATAGTGATTGATTAAACACAGGAGGATTATCATTTGCATCAAGAACAGTAATCTCGATATTAACTGTGCCAGATCGCTGTGGAGTTCCTCCGTCTACTGCTATCAGCTTCAAAGACAGGTGTGGCTTCAACTCTCTATCTAACGGCTTCTGCAAAATCATTACAGCGAATCTAATTCCATCAGCGTTCGAATGTTGTTTCAAAGCAAAATTATCATTAGGGGACAAAACATAATTTTGCAAGCCGTGAATCCCCGCATCAGGATCATATGCACTTTCCAAGTCGAAATGAGATCCCACTGTAGCAGACTCGCTAATGTCTAAAttaattactttatttttgaaCGTTGGTGCGTGGTCGTTTACATCTAATATTTCCACTGTTACCCTGTGAAGTTCAATAGGATTTTCTAAAATAATATCAAAGCTGAAGCTGCACGGTGTTGTGTCTCCGCAAAGCTCTTCTCGGTCTATTCTCTCATTTACCACTAGAATCCCTTTGTCTGCCTTCAGCTCGGTGTACTGAGTGGTTTCTCCGCTCACGATACGGGCCAGACCTGAACGGAGCCTTGTCAGATCCAGACCAAGATCTTGCGCTACATTACCGATGACAGCACCTTTCTTCATCTCCTCCGGTATCGAATAACGGATTTGGCCACTCGCAGTAGAAATCATcaagaagaaaatcagcagaTGCCATGTTGATGTCCAGCACAACAGCCATTTTCTGCATCGCTGCTGGCGTATTCCCATGTCGTCTCGAGTAAAATCACAATTCTAAGGGTAAAACAattcattcagtcacacatGATAACTCAATTTACTGCCCAGTTCAACACTGCTTTCCAGATATCCAGTAAAAGATGGATTTAAATCAAAAACGCCTTTTTACTGCACCGGATATTCCTTCCAACGCCTCTCTATATGAAATGTGTTCAACCTCTCCTCATTCTCTACTCTGTCACAGACACAAGCCTCTGTTTTCCTGACCAACAGCGTCCCTTACAGTCCGAACTGAGGAAAGAACCGGGTCAATCATCATTAGATTAAAAATTTCTCTCTGCAATCTTCAGCCTGAGccaaaagaataataaaaaaatgcatcagttGCACTTAAAATTGATAGATGTGATATATCAACCCAAGCTTGAActtaaaagcagacaaaaaccCTGCGATATAATGCAGTGAATAAAAGACACCCGTCTGCAGTGTTGGACATGCAGCATGAACAGCAGTAAATACTGCAAAAGTCATGAGATCTTACttaatatacataaaaaaaaatatgcagaaacTATGACGACAAATGAGTGAGTTGTCGAAAGAAAACGTCTGGAGGAGAGTGAGCAAAatgggttttgttgttgttgttatcgACCATGATTTAGACTAttgaaaatgttgcagaaaaCAGCGTGACGTGCAATTCATCTATAATAcgcaatacaaataaataaaagtcatgTACATGTGAAACACAATTGTATCATTTGAGAATATATGTAATTTTGTTTAAGTTGTGTGAGTACAGAAACTGCATCAAGT containing:
- the LOC127535752 gene encoding protocadherin gamma-A3-like — translated: MGIRQQRCRKWLLCWTSTWHLLIFFLMISTASGQIRYSIPEEMKKGAVIGNVAQDLGLDLTRLRSGLARIVSGETTQYTELKADKGILVVNERIDREELCGDTTPCSFSFDIILENPIELHRVTVEILDVNDHAPTFKNKVINLDISESATVGSHFDLESAYDPDAGIHGLQNYVLSPNDNFALKQHSNADGIRFAVMILQKPLDRELKPHLSLKLIAVDGGTPQRSGTVNIEITVLDANDNPPVFNQSLYKATVAENAPLGTYITTVNASDADSGSNGLVTYTLSNVKGKSAEKFDIDSVSGRITVVDHIDFEKDKKFEIRVIAKDQGGLSDATKVVVDVLDINDNAPVINIMSFSNMISEDVPPDTTIAVFNVKDADSERNGQITCSLGSNLPFKIQSSLTDYYNLLSDVAFDRETKHEYNITITATDSGSPPLSTETTLHLKISDVNDNAPRFSKPVYSAYVTENNSPGMSIFSMSAGDSDWNQNARISYFLEDTEVSGSPISSYVSINSETGVVHAVRSFDYEQIKQLVFTVKAQDGGSPPLSSNVTVKIMIQDQNDNPPQVLYPVQTGGSVVAEMVPRSADVGYLVTKVVAVDVDSGQNAWLSYKLQKATDRALFEVGSQNGEIRTIRQVSDKDAVKQRLSVMVEDNGQPSRSATVIVNVAVADSFPEVLSEFSDFPHDKEYNDNLTFYLVLALAVVSFLFITCLVVIISVKIYRWRQSRILYHSNLPVIPYYPPRYSDTLGTTGTLQHVYNYEVCRTTDSRKSDCKFGRAGSQNVLIMDPSCSGTMQRMQSEKSILDEPDSPLEVRLLSLCFYI